The following proteins are encoded in a genomic region of Micrococcaceae bacterium Sec5.8:
- a CDS encoding DNA polymerase III subunit delta', with protein MSVWDDLQGQPAVVAQLRQAAQGEGLTHAWLFTGPPGSGRSNAAKAFAAALNCDQDDLSRRGCGECAACLTILGETHSDVAFVRTEKVTITIDEARELVSTAGNRPSSARWRIIVVEDADRMAERTTNVLLKAIEEPTPRTIWMLCAPSPADVLVTIRSRCRSVALRLPPAADVAALLVKRDGVDPAVAERAARAAQSHVGIARRLARDPDARKRRLETVRFPLDLRGVTAAVLMADKLVKIATEEANSSNDERDAAEKAALLATLGAPESGTLPPAMRGQVKQLEDDQKRRAKRSVTDSLDRTLTDLLSFYRDVLIIQMGNAVELVNSELRSELTEFASRSSAETTLARMDAINKARTRITTSNVAPLLTIESMAASLI; from the coding sequence ATGAGCGTCTGGGACGACCTCCAGGGCCAACCCGCCGTCGTGGCGCAGTTGCGCCAGGCCGCGCAGGGTGAAGGCCTGACCCACGCCTGGCTTTTTACCGGCCCGCCGGGTTCCGGCCGGTCCAACGCGGCGAAGGCGTTTGCGGCCGCCCTGAACTGCGACCAGGACGACCTCAGCCGCCGCGGCTGCGGCGAATGCGCAGCCTGCCTGACGATCCTTGGTGAGACGCACTCTGATGTGGCCTTTGTGCGCACCGAGAAGGTCACCATCACCATTGACGAGGCCCGGGAACTGGTCTCCACGGCGGGAAACCGGCCCTCCTCGGCGCGCTGGCGCATCATCGTCGTCGAGGACGCGGACCGGATGGCCGAACGCACCACCAATGTGCTGCTCAAGGCCATCGAGGAGCCCACTCCCCGCACCATCTGGATGCTGTGCGCCCCTTCCCCGGCCGACGTTCTAGTCACCATCCGCTCCCGCTGCCGGTCCGTTGCCCTTCGGCTTCCACCCGCGGCCGACGTCGCTGCCCTGCTCGTCAAGCGCGACGGCGTCGACCCTGCGGTCGCCGAGCGGGCAGCCCGGGCGGCACAAAGCCACGTGGGCATCGCCCGCCGGCTGGCCCGGGATCCCGACGCGCGGAAACGGCGGCTGGAGACGGTGCGGTTCCCTTTGGACCTGCGGGGGGTCACCGCCGCGGTGCTCATGGCGGACAAGCTTGTCAAGATCGCCACCGAGGAAGCCAACAGCTCCAATGACGAGCGCGACGCGGCGGAAAAGGCCGCCCTGCTCGCCACCCTCGGAGCCCCGGAAAGCGGGACCCTTCCGCCGGCCATGCGCGGCCAGGTCAAACAGCTTGAGGACGACCAGAAGCGGCGCGCCAAGCGCTCGGTGACGGACTCCCTGGACCGTACGCTGACTGATCTGTTGTCTTTCTACCGGGATGTGCTGATCATTCAGATGGGGAACGCCGTGGAACTGGTCAACAGTGAACTTCGGAGCGAACTCACGGAATTCGCCTCGCGCTCCTCCGCCGAAACCACGCTGGCCCGCATGGACGCCATCAACAAGGCCCGCACCCGGATCACGACGTCGAACGTGGCCCCGCTTTTGACCATCGAGTCCATGGCCGCCAGCCTCATCTGA
- the tmk gene encoding dTMP kinase, producing the protein MTTQNPGLFIAFEGGDGAGKSTQAAELAGALESRGLQVLRTREPGGTPIGEKLRSLVLDHGHGHIDAHTEALIFAASRAAHAAQVIRPALARGEIVLTDRYIDSSVAYQGAGRRLGTASVRDLNEWATSGLQPDLTVLLDVEPAVGRRRRTAGDAAEDRLESEADEFHATIRNAFLDLASARPERYLVLPAGLPVDQLAARILDRVGSLLPLPRGVDA; encoded by the coding sequence GTGACTACCCAGAACCCCGGACTTTTTATCGCCTTCGAAGGCGGCGACGGCGCCGGCAAGTCCACGCAGGCAGCGGAGCTGGCCGGGGCCCTCGAATCCCGCGGCCTTCAGGTGCTGCGGACCCGCGAGCCGGGCGGCACCCCGATCGGGGAGAAACTGCGTTCCCTGGTCCTGGACCACGGCCACGGCCATATCGACGCGCATACCGAAGCCTTGATTTTCGCCGCCTCCCGCGCCGCCCACGCGGCCCAGGTCATCCGCCCGGCTCTGGCACGCGGCGAGATCGTCCTCACCGACCGCTACATTGATTCCTCGGTTGCCTACCAGGGCGCGGGCCGGCGCCTTGGCACCGCATCCGTCCGCGACCTCAACGAGTGGGCCACCTCGGGCCTGCAACCGGATCTCACGGTGCTGCTCGACGTCGAACCCGCGGTGGGACGCCGCCGGCGCACCGCCGGCGACGCGGCCGAGGACCGGCTCGAATCCGAGGCCGACGAGTTCCACGCCACGATCCGGAACGCCTTCCTCGATCTCGCCTCGGCCCGGCCCGAACGCTACCTTGTTCTCCCCGCCGGCCTGCCCGTTGACCAGCTGGCTGCCCGGATCCTGGACAGGGTCGGATCCCTCCTGCCCCTTCCCCGCGGCGTGGACGCATGA
- a CDS encoding PLP-dependent transferase: protein MSLTEEQAAALSAETVVVAAGRPSRERDEPVNPPIVLSSTYFGTGPLGDGDRGYGRYSNPTWDPFEEALGQLEGADLPGLLYASGLAAVSSALSLVPAGGVLVMPSHSYAGSLVMATELAGKGFLELRTVDITDTDAVLAQLAPADGRPASMLWLESPTNPMLGVADIRALTAAAHAAGAMVVTDNTFSTPLVQQPLALGSDVVLHSVTKYLSGHSDVVLGALVTSDAGLRATLLHHRTIHGGIAGPFEAWLALRGLRTLALRVERSQASAAVLAERLSTHPRVGGIRFPGLPTDPGHGRARSQMKGFGSVLCLEMAPVEGAAGRLSGADAADRMIRALKLWLPATSLGGVESLIERRRRHTAEPASVPENLVRLSVGIENVEDLWADLEQALAGLGG from the coding sequence ATGAGTCTTACCGAAGAACAGGCGGCGGCGCTGTCCGCCGAAACGGTCGTTGTGGCGGCCGGCCGGCCATCACGGGAACGCGATGAACCGGTGAACCCTCCGATTGTGCTCTCCTCGACGTATTTCGGCACGGGGCCGCTGGGCGACGGCGACCGCGGCTACGGACGCTACTCCAACCCCACCTGGGACCCCTTTGAGGAAGCCCTCGGCCAGCTCGAAGGTGCCGACCTCCCCGGCCTGCTCTACGCCTCCGGCCTGGCCGCCGTCAGCTCAGCCTTGTCGCTGGTGCCGGCCGGCGGGGTGCTGGTCATGCCGTCCCATAGTTACGCCGGATCCCTGGTCATGGCCACCGAACTCGCCGGGAAGGGCTTCCTGGAACTGCGCACCGTGGACATCACCGACACCGACGCCGTCCTGGCGCAGCTCGCACCGGCGGACGGGCGGCCCGCCAGCATGCTCTGGCTGGAGAGCCCCACCAACCCGATGCTCGGTGTCGCGGACATCCGGGCCCTGACGGCCGCCGCGCATGCCGCGGGCGCCATGGTGGTCACCGACAACACCTTCTCCACCCCCCTTGTGCAGCAGCCGCTGGCCCTGGGATCGGACGTCGTCCTGCATTCGGTGACGAAATACCTCTCCGGCCACTCCGACGTCGTGCTGGGGGCGCTCGTGACCTCCGACGCCGGCCTGCGCGCCACGCTGCTGCACCACCGCACCATCCACGGCGGGATCGCCGGGCCCTTCGAGGCGTGGCTGGCGCTGCGCGGACTGCGCACCCTGGCGCTGCGGGTGGAGCGCTCGCAGGCTTCGGCAGCGGTCCTCGCGGAACGGCTCAGCACGCACCCCCGGGTCGGCGGCATCCGGTTCCCGGGCCTTCCCACGGATCCCGGCCACGGACGGGCCAGGAGCCAGATGAAGGGCTTCGGTTCGGTGCTGTGCCTTGAAATGGCTCCCGTGGAGGGGGCCGCCGGCCGCCTCAGCGGCGCCGATGCCGCGGACCGGATGATCAGGGCCCTGAAGCTGTGGCTGCCGGCCACTTCCTTGGGCGGCGTGGAGTCGCTGATCGAACGGCGGCGCCGGCACACAGCCGAGCCGGCCAGCGTGCCGGAGAACCTGGTCCGGTT